A stretch of the Balneola vulgaris DSM 17893 genome encodes the following:
- a CDS encoding GxxExxY protein: MNLDEITYRINGCAMTVHNELGNGFQEVVYQRCLAIEMEKNGLIFGREIEQDLFYKGLHVGTRRADFIVENKIMVEIKAVIDLEAVHIAQAKNYVVVYDLPIGLLINFGSRSLQFKKIFNSRNRIDRN, from the coding sequence ATGAATCTCGATGAAATAACTTATAGAATAAATGGTTGCGCTATGACAGTGCACAATGAACTTGGAAATGGTTTCCAAGAAGTGGTTTACCAAAGATGTCTTGCAATAGAAATGGAGAAAAATGGTTTAATTTTCGGTCGAGAAATAGAACAGGATCTCTTTTATAAAGGTTTACATGTTGGAACACGAAGAGCTGATTTCATTGTAGAAAATAAAATAATGGTTGAGATTAAAGCCGTAATCGACCTAGAAGCTGTTCACATTGCTCAAGCTAAAAATTATGTAGTTGTTTATGATCTACCTATTGGCTTACTCATAAATTTTGGATCAAGGAGTCTCCAATTCAAAAAAATATTCAACTCACGAAATAGAATTGATCGAAATTAG
- a CDS encoding ABC transporter ATP-binding protein, translating to MTIIEVDGIRKAFGKNVAVNDVSFKAERGRIFGLLGPNGAGKTTTIRMINNIIMPDEGNITINGVAASPETQKMIGYMPEERGLYKKMKVEEQLMYLTQLKGMKAKDAKKAIRYWLERFGAADWTKKEVGELSKGMSQKIQFIATIAHDPDIYIFDEPFSGLDPINSETLKEIIIELKNNGKTILFSTHRMEQVEQMCDDICLFNNGKAVLQGGLREIKASFGKNTINLEFEGDGTFLDKLQDVRINNRSTNFAEIRVLNGQSMQDILKLAMEHAEIHKFERIEPSLNEIFISTVGEDNLKAQQEA from the coding sequence ATGACTATAATCGAAGTGGATGGCATTCGTAAAGCATTCGGGAAAAACGTTGCTGTTAACGATGTCAGTTTTAAAGCAGAAAGAGGGCGAATATTTGGGTTATTGGGTCCCAATGGTGCAGGTAAAACAACAACCATCAGAATGATTAATAATATAATCATGCCTGATGAAGGGAACATTACCATAAATGGTGTGGCGGCTAGCCCAGAAACACAAAAGATGATTGGCTATATGCCCGAAGAGCGTGGGCTGTATAAGAAAATGAAAGTTGAGGAACAGTTAATGTACCTTACGCAATTGAAAGGAATGAAAGCCAAAGATGCTAAGAAAGCTATTCGCTACTGGCTTGAGCGTTTTGGCGCAGCCGATTGGACTAAAAAAGAAGTAGGTGAGCTCTCAAAAGGGATGTCGCAAAAAATTCAGTTTATTGCCACAATTGCTCACGATCCTGATATCTATATTTTTGATGAGCCCTTCAGTGGTTTAGATCCTATTAACTCAGAAACGCTTAAGGAAATCATCATTGAGCTAAAGAATAATGGCAAAACCATATTATTCTCTACACACAGAATGGAACAAGTTGAACAGATGTGCGACGACATCTGCTTATTCAACAATGGTAAAGCCGTACTTCAAGGTGGACTTCGAGAGATCAAAGCTTCCTTCGGAAAAAACACCATAAATCTTGAGTTCGAGGGCGACGGCACGTTCCTCGATAAACTCCAAGATGTTCGCATTAACAACCGATCTACAAACTTTGCAGAGATTCGAGTGTTAAACGGGCAAAGCATGCAAGACATTTTAAAACTGGCTATGGAACACGCTGAAATCCACAAATTTGAACGTATCGAGCCTTCACTAAATGAGATATTCATCTCAACCGTTGGCGAAGATAACCTAAAAGCACAGCAGGAGGCCTAA
- the truA gene encoding tRNA pseudouridine(38-40) synthase TruA encodes MIKRYKLLIEYHGAYFSGWQIQPDATTVEGELEKAFSKILQQPIDLIGQGRTDAGVHARGQVAHVDLGDDVDVQKLIFGVNGVSSNHVFIHEIEEVKADFHARFDASSRAYIYTLLKRPSPLHHDIGWVIPKDTDIRLLEECATLLIGEFDFDGFSKFNEENYTTLCTIFNAAIEEKEDRVLFHIQANRFLRNMVRRLIGTMIQVGIGKIKLNDYRELLFNPKADVKSFTAPAHGLVLEKVFYEN; translated from the coding sequence ATGATAAAACGATATAAATTATTGATTGAATATCATGGTGCCTATTTCTCAGGTTGGCAAATTCAGCCAGATGCTACTACCGTAGAAGGGGAGCTTGAAAAGGCATTTAGTAAGATATTACAGCAGCCAATTGATTTAATCGGGCAGGGTCGAACCGATGCAGGAGTTCATGCGCGTGGGCAAGTTGCTCATGTTGATTTGGGTGATGATGTCGATGTGCAAAAACTGATATTTGGTGTTAATGGCGTGTCTTCAAATCATGTATTCATTCATGAAATTGAGGAAGTGAAAGCTGACTTCCATGCTCGCTTTGATGCAAGCTCTAGAGCCTACATCTACACCTTGTTAAAAAGACCTTCACCACTTCATCACGATATAGGTTGGGTGATTCCTAAAGATACCGATATTCGATTGCTGGAAGAATGCGCAACCTTACTTATAGGGGAGTTCGATTTTGATGGTTTTTCTAAGTTCAATGAAGAAAACTACACTACGTTGTGCACCATTTTTAATGCAGCTATCGAAGAAAAAGAAGACAGGGTCTTATTTCACATTCAAGCAAACCGATTTTTAAGGAATATGGTGAGGCGATTAATAGGTACGATGATTCAAGTAGGTATAGGTAAAATCAAGCTTAACGATTACCGTGAGTTGCTTTTCAATCCTAAGGCTGATGTGAAATCTTTTACAGCTCCAGCACATGGGTTAGTGTTGGAAAAAGTTTTTTACGAAAATTGA
- a CDS encoding GIY-YIG nuclease family protein has translation MSYYLYILKSEVKDTYYIGSSDDPVRRLSYHNSEHKGHTQRFRPWILVCQLQFETRREAMQAESKVKSWKSKRMIRRLIDKQIDIKDYL, from the coding sequence ATGAGTTACTACCTCTACATATTAAAATCCGAAGTCAAAGACACCTATTACATAGGAAGTTCTGACGATCCCGTACGTAGGTTGAGCTATCATAACTCTGAACACAAAGGGCATACACAGAGATTCCGACCGTGGATACTTGTTTGTCAGTTGCAGTTTGAAACTCGAAGGGAAGCAATGCAAGCAGAGAGTAAAGTGAAGAGCTGGAAGAGTAAGAGAATGATCCGACGACTCATTGATAAGCAGATTGACATCAAGGATTATTTGTAA